From Zingiber officinale cultivar Zhangliang chromosome 5B, Zo_v1.1, whole genome shotgun sequence, the proteins below share one genomic window:
- the LOC121984803 gene encoding expansin-like A2 isoform X1, whose amino-acid sequence MEASKSASSFLLCFFLLFFSASACDRCVRHSKAAHFSYSASPSVGTCGYGSMALEFTGGHVAAGSPAIYRDGLGCGACFQVRCKNTRVCRSAGVKVTLTDLNKGNSTGLVLNKGAFVSMAKNGKAQELMRRGIVDVEYKRIPCEYSRHNLSIRVEETKKGSNHLAIKLLYQGGQTDILGVDVAQVDSPIWHAMDRDYGPVWSTIGRVPTRPLYFRMVITGGYDGKWLWTPKAVLPADWTIGSVYDMGIQIADTAQEDCYPCDSGEWK is encoded by the exons ATGGAAGCGTCCAAAAGCGCCTCCTCTTTCCTCctctgcttcttcctcctcttcttctctgctTCAGCTTGTGACAGGTGCGTCCGTCACTCCAAGGCAGCACATTTCTCCTACTCAGCTTCTCCCTCAG TAGGGACTTGTGGGTATGGCTCCATGGCCCTGGAGTTCACTGGGGGGCATGTGGCGGCAGGGAGCCCTGCCATTTACAGAGATGGCTTGGGCTGTGGAGCTTGTTTCCAG GTGAGGTGCAAGAACACAAGAGTTTGTAGGAGCGCAGGGGTGAAGGTGACCTTGACAGATTTGAACAAGGGCAACAGCACTGGTTTGGTGCTCAACAAGGGTGCTTTCGTGTCCATGGCAAAGAATGGCAAGGCACAGGAGCTGATGAGACGTGGCATTGTGGATGTGGAATACAAGAG GATTCCTTGTGAGTATAGTAGGCATAACCTCTCCATCAGAGTAGAAGAAACCAAGAAAGGATCTAATCACTTGGCCATCAAGTTACTGTACCAAGGTGGCCAGACTGACATACTAGGAGTTGATGTAGCTCAG gtcgactcaccaaTTTGGCATGCCATGGACCGAGACTATGGTCCAGTCTGGAGCACCATTGGCCGGGTGCCCACAAGACCACTGTACTTCAGAATGGTTATAACAGGGGGGTACGATGGCAAGTGGCTTTGGACCCCGAAGGCGGTCTTGCCAGCCGACTGGACAATCGGCTCGGTTTATGACATGGGAATTCAGATTGCTGACACTGCTCAAGAGGACTGCTACCCTTGTGACTCAGGAGAATGGAAGTGA
- the LOC121984803 gene encoding expansin-like A2 isoform X2 — translation MEASKSASSFLLCFFLLFFSASACDRCVRHSKAAHFSYSASPSGTCGYGSMALEFTGGHVAAGSPAIYRDGLGCGACFQVRCKNTRVCRSAGVKVTLTDLNKGNSTGLVLNKGAFVSMAKNGKAQELMRRGIVDVEYKRIPCEYSRHNLSIRVEETKKGSNHLAIKLLYQGGQTDILGVDVAQVDSPIWHAMDRDYGPVWSTIGRVPTRPLYFRMVITGGYDGKWLWTPKAVLPADWTIGSVYDMGIQIADTAQEDCYPCDSGEWK, via the exons ATGGAAGCGTCCAAAAGCGCCTCCTCTTTCCTCctctgcttcttcctcctcttcttctctgctTCAGCTTGTGACAGGTGCGTCCGTCACTCCAAGGCAGCACATTTCTCCTACTCAGCTTCTCCCTCAG GGACTTGTGGGTATGGCTCCATGGCCCTGGAGTTCACTGGGGGGCATGTGGCGGCAGGGAGCCCTGCCATTTACAGAGATGGCTTGGGCTGTGGAGCTTGTTTCCAG GTGAGGTGCAAGAACACAAGAGTTTGTAGGAGCGCAGGGGTGAAGGTGACCTTGACAGATTTGAACAAGGGCAACAGCACTGGTTTGGTGCTCAACAAGGGTGCTTTCGTGTCCATGGCAAAGAATGGCAAGGCACAGGAGCTGATGAGACGTGGCATTGTGGATGTGGAATACAAGAG GATTCCTTGTGAGTATAGTAGGCATAACCTCTCCATCAGAGTAGAAGAAACCAAGAAAGGATCTAATCACTTGGCCATCAAGTTACTGTACCAAGGTGGCCAGACTGACATACTAGGAGTTGATGTAGCTCAG gtcgactcaccaaTTTGGCATGCCATGGACCGAGACTATGGTCCAGTCTGGAGCACCATTGGCCGGGTGCCCACAAGACCACTGTACTTCAGAATGGTTATAACAGGGGGGTACGATGGCAAGTGGCTTTGGACCCCGAAGGCGGTCTTGCCAGCCGACTGGACAATCGGCTCGGTTTATGACATGGGAATTCAGATTGCTGACACTGCTCAAGAGGACTGCTACCCTTGTGACTCAGGAGAATGGAAGTGA